The nucleotide sequence GTGGCCCACCAGCCCCACATGCTCGGGGCGAATGCCCAGCGACACCTCGCGGCCTTCATACGCCTTGAGGCTCTCGGCGAGGCGGCCCAGCGGCGCGACCTGTCCTTGCTGTCCTTGACCGCTCTGGCCGACCACGAACTGCCCGTTCTGCACGCGGGCGGTCAGGAAGTTCATGGAGGGGCTGCCGATAAAGCCCGCCACGAACCTGTTCTGCGGGAAGTCGTAGAGGTTCATGGGGGTGTCGACCTGCATGATCACGCCGTCGCGCATCACCACGATGCGGTTGCCCAGGGTCATCGCCTCGACCTGGTCGTGGGTCACGTAGATGATGGTGGCCCCCAGGCGGCGGTGCAGCTGCGAAATCTGCGAGCGCATCTCCACGCGCAGCTTGGCGTCGAGGTTGGACAGCGGCTCGTCCATCAGGAACACCGAAGGCTCGCGCACGATGGCGCGGCCCATCGCCACGCGCTGACGCTGCCCGCCCGAAAGTTCCTTGGGCTTGCGCCCGAGCAGGTGCTCGATTTGCAGAATCCGGGCGGCGTCGCGCACGCGCCTGTCGATTTCTTCCTTGGGCGTCTTGCGCAGTTTGAGGCCGAACGCCATGTTCTCGTAGACGTTCATATGCGGGTAGAGCGCGTAGTTCTGAAACACCATCGCAATGTCGCGGTCCTTGGGCGGCACGTCGTTGACGATGCGGTCACCGATGCGCAGCACGCCGTCGCTGATGTCTTCCAGGCCCGCGATCATGCGCAGGGTGGTGGACTTGCCGCAGCCCGACGGCCCGACGAACACCATGAATTCGCGGTCGGCGATGTGCAGGTTGAAGTCTTTGACCGCGTGGTGCTTGGTGCCGTAATGCTTGTTGACGTGTTCGAGAATCACTTCGGCCATGTCGCCTACTCCTTGGATGCCCCTGCTCTTTCCCGTGAATGATTGGCTCGGGAAACCGGGGAACATGAGTGAGAAAACCTGTTGTTTACGCTGGTGCTGTACGGACAGCAGGCAGCATAGCGCCTGCCCGCGTGCGCCCGGCGGGGATGTACCGCCCCGGGCCGCGCCGTGATACACTGGTCGAGTTTGCCCCGAATTCGGGGCGTATCGTTTCGCCGGTTCCGCACTCTGTCGGGTGCGCCGCGCCGGAAGCAGACGAACAGACCCCCCCAAGGAGTGAGTAGCAATGAAGCGTACCTACCAGCCCAACAACCGCAAGCGGGCCAAGACCCACGGTTTCCGCGCCCGCATGAAGACCAAGTCCGGCCGTAACATCCTGGCCCGTCGCCGCGCCAAGGGCCGTCACCAGCTCACCGTCAGCGACGAGTAAGTCCCGGGCTCGGGAGCCACTTATTTCTCAGCGTTCCACCACCAGCGCCACGGGCACCGAGGTTTCACCTCGCCGCCCGCTGGCGCTGGCCTCATTGCGGGGCGAGCGCGAGTTTCGCAAGGTCCGGGCGCACGGCGCGGCGGTGCGTGACCCGCTGTTCACCCTGCGCCTGACCGACTACCGCCCCCGCCACGGCGAACGCTGGCGGCCCCGCGCCATCGTGGGACTGGTGGTGTCCAAAAAGACCCTCAAACACGCCGTCAAACGCAACCGTGCCCGCCGCCGGGTGCGTGAAGCGCTGCGGACCATGCCGCCCGAACTGCTGCCGGGGGGGCTGCCCGCCTGCCGCGCCATCCTGATGCTCAATCCCGGGGTGCTGACCGCGCCGTTTGCCGAGTTGCAGGCCGCCCTCGCCCGGGCGCTGGACCGGGGCGCAGCGGGCCTGAAAAAAGGCAGCAAGAGCAGGGGAGGCAAACCGGGTCGCCCGGGCGACGGGAACCGTTCTGCTGGCGGGCGCGTATCCGCTGAGGTGAATCCGACTTCCGCTTCTCCGGGCAGCCCGGTGGAAAAGTCATGAGTGCCGCTCGGGTGCTGGTGCGGGCGGTGCGCTGGTATCAGCGTGCGCTCTCGCCGCGCAAGCCTGCGCCGACCTGCCGCTTTAGCCCGACCTGTTCGGAGTACGCTGCACAGGCGCTGGAAAGGCACGGAACCCTGCGGGGCGGCTGGCTCGCCCTGTGGCGCGTCCTGCGCTGTAATCCCCTGGTGCCGGGGGGGCATGACCCGGTGCCTGCCCGTTTTCCCGCCCGCCGCCCGCGTCCCCACGACCATCCCCCAACGGACCAACCTTCATGACCAATTCCACACAAAAACTTCTGCTTCCCCTGTCTGCCGTTCTCGGCGCGGCGCTGCTCAGCGGCTGTGCCCAGACCGGCCCGCTGCCCACCTTCGGCAAGGCGATCACCCCCGAGTGGATCGTCGCCGACTTCGACGCTCAGCCCGGTGACGAGTACATCGCGACCAGCAACCTTCAGGACGTGGTGTTCAACGCCCGGGGCGAGGTCATCGGCTGGTACGTCAAGAGCTACGCCGGTACGCCGTACATCAAGAAAAAGGCCGACGGCACCTACGATTTCGGCGCCCTGCAAAACCAGAAGGGCGGCATCGTCAACATGGTGGCCGGGCGCAAGGCGTTCGCGGTGCAGGCCGCCGACGTGCTCGACCCGGCGGGGCCTGCCCAGACGCAGCCCGCCCAGGTGAAGACCGACCTCGCCGCCAACCGTCAGGACGCGGTGTTCCGGTACACCCAGAACGGCGTGCAGGTCACCAAGACGGTCACGCTGCACCCGCGCAACTTCAAGGTGGATGTCAGGACCGAGGTAAAGAACGGGCCGGAACAGGTCAACATGCTGTTTCCGGGGCTGGGCAAGGCCGACAACCCCCGCGTGCAGGCCGTTCCGGTCGGTGGGCAGCCCGCCAGCGTGCAGGGCAGCGGCACCCTGAGCGTTCAGAACATCCAGTACGCCGCGCTTCAGGAAAACCCCAGCCAGATTGCCCACGCGCTGATCGTGCGGCCTCAGCAGGGCACGCGGGTAGACGTGCAACTGACCGGCGGGCCACAGGGCCTCGTGACCGCCGTGCTGCCTGCCACCAGCAACATTGAGGTGTACGGCGGCAAGAACGAACTCATTCACCTGTACCAGAGCGGCTACACCGAGATGCCGGGGCTGTTCAAGCCCAACTTCTTCGGGCAGATCAGCCTGCTCATCGTCAAGCTGATGGAGTCGCTGTACAAGGTCATCGGCAACTGGGGCCTGGTCATCATGGCGCTGACCGTGCTGCTGCGGCTGGTGATGTGGCCGCTGATGCAGGCGCAGGGCCGCACCACCGCCCGGATGCAGATGATTCAGCCGCTGCAAAAGGAAATTCAGGAGAAGTACAAGGGCAAGACCGACCCCGAGTCGCAGCGGGCCATGCAGATGGAAATGGCGCAACTCATGCGCGACTACCAGGTCAACCCGGCGGGCTGCTTTTCCACGCTGCTGCCCTTCCCGGTCCTGATCGCGCTGTGGTCCACCGTCCGCAACTTCGAGTTCGACAGCGGCTTCCTGTGGCTGCCCGACCTCGCCATCCCTGACCCCTTCTACATCCTGGCGGTGCTGTACCTGATCGTGAACCTGGGGCAGCTGTACGTGATGACGCGCAAGACCCCGGAGATGTTCCGCCAGCAGGCCATCATCTACCTCGTCTTCCTGTACTTCGCGCTGACCTTCCCGGCGGGCGTGACGCTGTACATCATCCTCTCGACCATCATCGGGATCGTGCAGCAGGTCATCATCAACAAGCAGGTCGAAAAGGAAACCGCCAGCCTGGGCCAGACCGTGCAGAAGGTGGCCCCCGGCACCCGCCCGGCAACCAAGACCACCGTGACCAAGACCATCGACGCGCCCAAGAAGTAATACGGATTCCGCTTAATTCCTGCACAGTCGGGAAAGCGCCGCCTGTGCATCCATATCGCGTAACCCGTATTTTTTCCTACTCGCATCCGCTCGGATTGAATCTGAAACTACCAGATTCAATCGGAATCCGTATAAAGAAGTCAAAGCGTCACGAAAGCCGCCCCGACTCGCCGTGAGTGGGGCGGCTTTCCTGTCTTGGCTCAGCGCGGCGTGTGTGGCTCAGCGCGGCGCGGCGCCGTCGAGGTACACGCTGAGCAGGGCCTGGGCCGCCTGATGGGGTTCGCGCATGGGGGGACCGCTCACCAGGGGATAGGTCAGGGCGAGCAGGGCGCGGGTCAGCACGCTGGGGGGCAGGTCGGTGCGCAGTTCGCCGCGTTCCGCCGCTTCCTCGATCAGGGTGGTCAGGCCGCCCATCCACACGCGGCGGTACTCGCCCTCGAAGGCGGCGCGGCGCTCGGGGGAGACGTGGCGCAGTTCGGAGGCGAGTTGCAGGCCCACCCGCTGCTCGGGGGCGGTGTCGAGCAGGTCACGAATCAGGGTGTCGAGCTGCGCCCGGATGCCCTGTTCCTGCCCGGCGTGCTCCACCAGCCGCCCCAGGGTCGCCAGGGCGCCGTCGAGCATCGCCAGAAACAGGGCTTCCTTGTCGGCGTAGTGGTGGTAGAGCGCCGGTTTGGTCACGCCGACCGCCTCGGCCACCTCGCGCATGCTCACGCCGTGGTAGCCGCTGGCGACAAACAGCCGCGCCGCCTCGGTCTGGATGCGTTCGCGGGTGGTTTCGGGCGAGGAAAAAGAAGCGCGGGGGCTGGGCGGAGGAAAACTCACAGCGACCATGATAAGCGACGGCCCCCATAAGCGACGGCCCCTGCCCCGGAGGGCCGCGCCCCTCCCCGGCCTCCCCCTGCGCGCCCGTATCCTGAGCCGCATGACGGCTTCCTCCTCCCTTCCCTTTCCCACCGGCCTGCCGCTGCTGCTCGCCTTCGACCTCGACGGCACCCTGATTCAGGACGGCGGCACCGAACTGCCCCCCGAAACGGCGCGGGCACTGGCCCGGCTGCGCTCGCTGGGGGTCAAGCTCGCGATCGTGACCGGGCGCGACATTCCGCCGCGCAGCGTGCGCGAGGGCGTGCAGGCCGACGCCACCGCGACCAACAACGGCGGGCGCATCGAGGTGGGCGGTCAGCTTCACGCGCAGGCCGAGTTCTCACCCGAAGACCTGCAGGCGGTGCTCGCCCACGAGTTGCAGGGCGTCCGGCTGGTGCTGTTTACCCCGGAAGCGATTTACGTGGACCTGCCGCCGGACCGCGACCCCGAACCCTGGATGCTGGCGCGGGGCTACCACCCGCTGAGCGAGGCCCCGCAGACCGGCATCGTCAAGGCGGGCTTCTACCACCCCGAGGTGGTGACCCTGGCGCGGCGGCTGCGTGAGTCTCACCCCCATCTGGTGCTGACCGGCGCACAGGACCCCTACCCGCACTTCCTGACCGTGACCCCCACCGGGGCGCACAAGGCGGCGGCGCTGGCCCGCATTGCCGAGCTGCTGGAGGTGCCGCTGGAGCGCACGGTGGCCTTCGGGGACAGCGACAACGACGAGGTGATGCTCGAAGTCGCCGGATACGCCGTGCAGGTGGGCACCCTGCCGCTGCTGGCCCGCCACGCCGACTGGCAGTTGCCGGGACACGAAGCGCTGGCGGCCTACCTCGACGGAATCGCGGACGGACTGGAAGGGCGGTAGAATTCCCGGTGGCGGGCCAGCAAAAAGGCGCACCAGCACAAGCTGAGGCGCCCCTTTGTCTTCCGGGTTCAGCGCAGCTTGAACGAGTCGAGCATCTCGCGCCCGGCGGCGGCCACGTCGGTGCGGGTGCCTTCGGGCAGGGCGAGGGTGGCGGTGTAGAGCCGGTCGGCCTTCAGGGTCATGAGCTGGGTCCAGCGGTGGGTCACGCCCTGCTCCTTGCCGCTGTAGCTCCACAGCACGCCCAGGGTGCCGCCGACCTTGACGGTGCGCTCGCCCAGCCACTTGAAGTCCTGGACCACGGTGGGCAGTTCTTCGGCCCGCACGTCCCGGGCGACCCCCAGGGTGCGGTTGACCTTGGGCACCTTGCTGACATCGGTGACGGTCACGATGAAGCTGGGGTTGAGTTTTCCGCTGACCGCCGGGCCTGCCAGCGCCACGCCCGCCAGCGTGGGGTCGCCCTGGTAGGTGTTTTTGAGCATGATCCAGCCGCCCGCCGCCGTCAGGCTGTAGCCGGGCAGGGTCACGAGGTTGGACTTGGCGACGGTGGGCGCGGACGCCGAGGGAGCCGCCGCCTGCGCCGCCGCGAGGGGGGCAGCCAGCAGCAGAGAGAAGAAAAGGGCAGCAAACTTCATGTCCGCCAGACTAGGGCCTGAAAGTGAGCCGAGTCTGACGCTCACGCCCGTCGCCCGCCGTCCAGATGCAGATGATGGGTCAGGCCCGGCAGCGCGTCGGCTTCGCGGTGCGCGACGACCAGCAAATGTGTGCCGCCTGCCACCAGTTCGGGCAGCAGGCTCAGAAACAAGGCGCGGCTGCGGGCGTCCACGAAGTCCAGGCCCTCGTCGAGCAGCAGCAGCCGGGGGCGGGGCAGTGCGGCGCGGGCGAGCAGCAGGCGGCGCAGTTGCCCCTGCGAAAGCGTTTCGGCGGGGCGGGGAAGCAGGTCTTGTAGGTCGAGGCGCTCGGCCAGCATGTCCACCGCCCGCGCCTGTTCGGGGGTCGGGGCCTCGGCAAAGCCTTCCGTTCCGGCGAAAGCACTCGCCAGCACGTCACGCCCCGTCCACTCGCGCCCCGACAGACTCACGCGCTGCCGGATGCCCACTTCCGCCGACACCAGCCCGATGTGCCTGCGCCGCTCGCTCAGCACGTCGCGCGTCAGGAAGGGACGCCTGACCTCGCCCCCCAGCGCCGGGTGCAGCTCTCCGGCAATCAGGCGCAGCAGGGTGCTTTTGCCGCTGCCATTCTCGCCCGTGACCAGCCAGTGCTGCCCCGTTTCCCACGTCCAGTTCAGCGGGCCGAGGGCGCGGTGGCCGTTGCGGAAGACTTGGGCGTGATGAAGCTGGATGAGGGGAGAGGGTGAAGGGTGGAGGGGAGAAAAGAAAGTGCGGGCGGAGGGTTTCTGCTCTTTTCCCTCCTCTCTCCACTCTCTCCCCTCTACAACTCCCCCCCCCTCCACCCACACCGTCCGCCACCCCACCTCCGGCACCTCCTCGGGCCGGTGGGTCGCCAGCACCAGCGCCACGCCCGAGGCGTGAACCTCGCGCAGCACCTCGCCCAGTTCGGCGCGGGCGGCTTCGCTGAGGCCGTCGGTGAATTCGTCGAGCAGCAGCAGCGCGGGCTGGGGCATCAGGGCGCGGGCGAGCAGGGCGCGGCGCCGCTGCCCGTGCGAGAGGGTGCGGAAGTCGCGCTCCAGCAGCGGCTCCAGCCCGGTCAGGGCGGCGACTTCTTCCAGCCGGGCGAGTTGCTCGCGGGTCGCCTCCCACAGCCGCAGGTGTTCGCCTTCCGCGCCCGCCAGCAGCACGTCGCGCACCGCCACTTCCCAGTCGCGGGTCAGGTAGAAGGCTTCGGCGTCCGGCCCCACCACGCTCAGGGTGCGCCGCGCCTGCACCGCCGAGGGCTGCCACTCGCCGCCGAGCGCGTAACGCCGCGTGCCGCCCACCGGGGCGACTTCACCCGCCAGCAGCCGCAGCAGCGTGGTCTTGCCGCCGCCGTTCGGCCCGGTCAACCGCAGCGCCTCGCCGGGCCGAACCGTCAGCGAGACGCCCCGCAGCAGGGTCTGGCCCCCGGCGACGACGTTGACGTGTTCGAGCTGAACGAGGGGCAGGGCCATAGGGCGAAGTGTAATACGGATTCCGATTGAATCTGGTCGTTTCAGATTCAATCCGACTTGCAAAGCTGCGCAGCAGAGCGGATGCGAGTAGGAAAAAATACGGATTCTGCGATATGGATGCACAGGCGGCGCTTTCCCGACTGTGCAGGAATTAAGCGGAATCCGTATAATCCGCCATCTGGCGGGCGCCATGCGGCCTTTTCCGTGCTTGCATAGCCTATGCCGCGCACCCTGCACCTCATCAAACACGGCCAGCCGACCCTCGTTCCCGGTGTGCCCGCCCACGAGTGGTTCCTCGCGCCGGACGCGCTGGTCCGCCTGCCCGACCTCCTCGCCCGCCTGAACCCGCGCCCCGACCTCGTGGTGTGCAGCGAGGAACCCAAGGCGAAGGCCACCGCGCAGGCCCTCGCCGCCGCGCTGGGGGTGCCCTGCCGCCCGATGCTGGGCCTGCACGAGCATCTGCGCTACGGCCAGGAGGTCACGTCCCCAGACGAGTTTCAGGCCCGTTTCCGCCGTTTCTTCGCCGAGCCGGGGCAGGTCGTGGTGGGCGAGGAAAGCGCCGACGACGCCCATCGCCGCTTTGCCAACGCGGTGGGCGCCGTTCTGAAGGTCAACCCTCAGCCGTCTGTCGCCATCGTCGCGCACGGGACCGTCATCAGCCTGCTGGCGGCGCGGGCAAACGGCCTGGACGCCTTCGCGCTGTGGGACAGGTTGAAGTGTCTGGACGTGCTGACGCTGGACGCCGACACGCTGCGGCTTAGGGAACCTTCCCCATGAACGCCGCGTAGACAGCAGTAAGGAGGCAACTTATGGGATTCACCATCTTCGTGGTCGTGCTGCTGCTGCTCGTCATTATCACGCTGTTTGCGGGCATCAAGAGCGTGCCGCAGGGCAACGAGTGGACGCAGGAGCGCTTCGGCAAATTTCAGCGCACCCTCAAGCCGGGGCTCAACCTCATCATTCCGTACATCGACCAGATCGGGCGTAAGGTCAACATGATGGAGCAGGTCTTCGACGTGCCCAGCCAGGAAATCATCACCAAGGACAACGCGCTGGTCACGGTGGACGCGGTGGTGTTCTATCAGGTGCTCGACGCGGCCAAGGCGAGCTACGAGGTCCGCAACCTCGAACAGGCGGTGCTCAACCTCACCATGACCAACATCCGCACGGTGACGGGCAGCATGGACCTCGACGAGCTGCTCAGCAACCGCGACACCATCAATGCCAAACTCCTCGTCGTGGTGGACGAGGCCACGGAGCCGTGGGGCGTCAAGGTCACGCGCATCGAGGTCAAGGACATCAAGCCGCCCGCCGACCTCGTGGCGAGCATGGCCCGGCAGATGAAGGCCGAGCGCGAAAAGCGCGCCAACATCCTCGACGCCGAGGGCTTCCGGCAGGCCGCGATTCTGAAGGCCGACGGTGAGAAGCAGGCCGCTGTCCTCAAGGCCGAGGGTGAAAAACAGGCCGCGTTCATGGAGGCCGAAGCCCGCGAACGCCGCGCCCAGGCCGAGGCCGAGGCGACCCGCGTGGTCAGTCAGGCGATTGCCGGGGGCAACGTGCAGGCCGTGAACTACTTCATCGCCCAGCAGTACGTCGAGGCCCTGCGCGACGTGGCCTCGGCCCCCAACCAGAAGACCCTGATTTTGCCTATCGAAGCCACCAGCATCCTGGGCAGCTTGCAGGGCATCGCGGAAGTGGCGAAAGAAGCCTTCGGCCCCGGCCAGAGCCAGCCCGCCCAGATGCCGCCCATGCCACAGATGCCGCGCCAGCCGCAGCCGGTGCAGCCCGTTCCCGTGTCCTCGCCGGTGCCGGTCGGTGCCGTGCCCCCCAAGCGGCAGGGCTGAGCCGTGCCCGACTGGCTTCCCACCTGGAACTCGGTCCACCCCTGGCACTGGTGGGTGCTGGGGGCCATCCTCCTGATGCTGGAAGTGGCTGCGCCCGGCGTCTTTTTCGTGTGGCTGGCGCTCTCGGCCTTCGGCGTGGGCCTCCTGACCTTCGTGCTGCCTTTTCTCGACGTAACGGGGCAACTGCTTCTCTTCGCCGGGCTGAGCGTGGCCGCCGTGTGGCTGGGCCGCCGCTACGTCGCGCGGCTCGCCCTCGGCGGGACGGAAGGCGACACCCTCAACACGGGCGCTCAGCGGCTGGTCGGGCGCACCGTGACCGTCGTGACCCCCATCGAAAACGGCGTGGGCCGTGTCCGTGTGGGCGACAGCGACTGGCGGGCGCGGGGACCGGAACTGCCCGCCGGAACCCCCGTGCGGATTGTCGGCGTGGACGGCGCGACGCTGGTGGTGCAGGAGGAAAAGCGGCTGAAGGCGTAGTCCAAGAGTCGAAGGGTCTAAGGAGGCATGCGCCTTACCCTAGACCCTTCGACCTTTTGACCCTTAGAGCATTTGACAGAAAGACGTAACGTCTTTTTGGCGAGCGGAGCGAGTGCAAAACACTGAGCAGGGCGGAGAATGGAGTGATGCGGGGTGCTGTTCCGCGCATCACGTAATTCGGAGAACTGCTCTAAACCTTGCTGCTCAGCCACCCCGCCGCTGTCCGCGTCGCCAGGGGCATGAACAGGTAGGTCATCAGCATGACGACCAGCGCCGACTGTACCAGCACACGCGGCGGCAGCGCCCAGTGACCGATGTGCGGCCCCAGCAGCCAGTTCAGGCTCAGGCTGACCGGGTAGAGCACGCCCAGGGTGAGCAGCGCCATTTTCCAGCGCGGCGGCTGGCGCAGGGTGGGCGCGGCGGGCGGCGTGAACCAGAAGTCCAGCCCCGGCTGCCGCTCGAAGCTGAGGTCCTCGTCCACCACCCTGCCGATTTTCTCCAGCCAGGCGAGGCGCTGCGGCGACCCCTCCCAGGCGGCGGCGCTGTCCACGTTGTCGAAGCGGGCCATCAGGGTGTACTCGCGGTCCCCGGCGGCGGGGCGCACGATGCCGGTTCCCCGGTGGCCGGGCATCCGGGCGAGCATGCCGATCGCTTCGGCCAGCAGCGCCTCGTACTCGGCCTCCTTGCCGGGCCGGATGCGGCGGCGGATGACGAGGCTCACCGGGTCGGTCTGCACCTGTCCCTCGGCGGTCATGAAAGACGGCTCTCCACGGCGCGGGCGTGGGCTTCGAGCCCCTCAGCGCGGGCGAGCACGGCGGCGGCAGGCCCGATGCGGCGCAGTGTGTCTGCGTTTATGCCCACCACGCTGATGATGTTCTGAAAGTCGCGCACGTTGACCGGACTCATGAAGCGGGCGGTGCCCCCGGTGGGCATCACATGGCTCGGCCCGGCCACGTAGTCGCCCAGCGCCTCCATGCTCGCCTCGCCCACGAACACGCCGCCCGCCCGCCGCACCTGCCCCAGCAGGCTCCAGGGGTCGCGGGTGAGCAGGCAGAGGTGTTCGGGCGCGTAGAGGTTGGCCAGCTCCAGCGCCTCGGTGAGGTCACTCGCCAGCACCACCTTCATGCGGGCCTGTACGCTGTCCCGCGCCCAGGAGCGGTTGGGTTCAGGCAGGTTTTCCAGTTGTTCATTCAGTTCGGTTTGAACACGCAGCAAAAGCTCGCGGCTGGTGCTCACCAGCACCGGTTCGGCCCCGTTGTGCTCGGCCTGGGCGAGCAGGTCGGCGGCGACGAAGCGTGGGTCGGCGGAGTCGTCGGCCACCACCAGCGTCTCGGTCGGCCCCGGCAGGCTCTCGATTCCGGCCTGACCGTAGACCATGCGCTTGGCGATGACCACGAACAGGTTGCCCGGCCCGGCAATCTTGTCCACCGCTGGAATGCTGGCGGTGCCGTAGGCGAGGGCGCCGATGGCCTGCGCCCCGCCGACCTTGAACACGCGGGAAATCCCCAGTTCGCGGGCCGCCACCAGAATCGCCGGGTGAACATTCCCGTCCCTGCCCGGCGGCGTCGTGACCACGATGTCGGGCACGCCCGCCACCTGCGCCGGAACCGCCGTGTGAATCAGGGTGGAAATCAGGGGCGCGAGGCCGCCCGGCACGTACACGCCCACCCGTCCCAGCGGGCGCACGAGTTGCCCCAGCGCCCCGTCCGGCCCGTGTTCCAGAAAGCCGTGTGCGGGCTGCTGCAGGTAGAAGGCCCGCACCCGCTCGGCGGCGAGGCGAATGGCGGCGTGCAGGTCGGGGTCCACCTGCGCGGCGTGCAGTTCGGCGGCGGAAACTTCTATCTCTGCGGGTCGGGAGCCGTCCAGTTTTTCCGTCCAGTCGCGCAGGGCGTCGTCGCCGCGCCCCCGCACGTCGGTCAGGATGCGTTCCACGACCTGTTCGGGGGTCAGGCGCTCGCCAAAAGTCTGTTCGATGCGCGCGAGCACCGCGCCCGGCACGGGAATCTGCGAAAAACTGCGGGTCAGGGCGGCGCGGGCCTCGGCCCCTTGAAGCACTTGCATGGGGAGAGGATAGGCGCGGCGACGTGGCCGCACGTCCCAGCCCCTAGACTGCCCGTATGCCCGGTACCCTCCACGTCCTTCACGGCTACATCGGCGCAGGCAAAACCACGCTGGCGCGGCGGCTGGAGCGCGAGTTGCCCGGCATCCGTTTCTCGGCAGACGAATGGATGGTGTCGCTCTACGGCGTGGACCCGCCCGAAAGCGAATACCGCGCGGCCCAGGAACGGGTGCGCGGCCTGATGGAAAGGTGCTGGCGGCGGTGTCTGGAACTCGGTCAGCACGTCATTCTGGACGGCGGGGCCTGGAAACGCTCGGAGCGCGACCACCTGCGGGCGGCAGCGGCAGAGGTGGGGGCCGAATTTCGCCTCTACGCCCTGTCCCTGCCCGACGAGGAAGCCCTTGCCCGTGTACTCGCCCGCAACGAGCGTGAGCCGGGGCATCTGCACGTCGCCGAAAACACCTACCGCATGCTGAGGTCGCAGTTCGAGCCGCTGGGGGAGGACGAGGTGGTAGAGGTCGTGCCGCCTGCCCTTACCACAGCCGCGTCAACTTGAAGGGGGGGGTGGGGTCCAGCTTGAGCGGGACGACTTTCCCTGTCGCGGCGT is from Deinococcus wulumuqiensis R12 and encodes:
- a CDS encoding NfeD family protein; amino-acid sequence: MPDWLPTWNSVHPWHWWVLGAILLMLEVAAPGVFFVWLALSAFGVGLLTFVLPFLDVTGQLLLFAGLSVAAVWLGRRYVARLALGGTEGDTLNTGAQRLVGRTVTVVTPIENGVGRVRVGDSDWRARGPELPAGTPVRIVGVDGATLVVQEEKRLKA
- a CDS encoding antibiotic biosynthesis monooxygenase, with translation MTAEGQVQTDPVSLVIRRRIRPGKEAEYEALLAEAIGMLARMPGHRGTGIVRPAAGDREYTLMARFDNVDSAAAWEGSPQRLAWLEKIGRVVDEDLSFERQPGLDFWFTPPAAPTLRQPPRWKMALLTLGVLYPVSLSLNWLLGPHIGHWALPPRVLVQSALVVMLMTYLFMPLATRTAAGWLSSKV
- the hisD gene encoding histidinol dehydrogenase is translated as MQVLQGAEARAALTRSFSQIPVPGAVLARIEQTFGERLTPEQVVERILTDVRGRGDDALRDWTEKLDGSRPAEIEVSAAELHAAQVDPDLHAAIRLAAERVRAFYLQQPAHGFLEHGPDGALGQLVRPLGRVGVYVPGGLAPLISTLIHTAVPAQVAGVPDIVVTTPPGRDGNVHPAILVAARELGISRVFKVGGAQAIGALAYGTASIPAVDKIAGPGNLFVVIAKRMVYGQAGIESLPGPTETLVVADDSADPRFVAADLLAQAEHNGAEPVLVSTSRELLLRVQTELNEQLENLPEPNRSWARDSVQARMKVVLASDLTEALELANLYAPEHLCLLTRDPWSLLGQVRRAGGVFVGEASMEALGDYVAGPSHVMPTGGTARFMSPVNVRDFQNIISVVGINADTLRRIGPAAAVLARAEGLEAHARAVESRLS
- a CDS encoding AAA family ATPase, producing MPGTLHVLHGYIGAGKTTLARRLERELPGIRFSADEWMVSLYGVDPPESEYRAAQERVRGLMERCWRRCLELGQHVILDGGAWKRSERDHLRAAAAEVGAEFRLYALSLPDEEALARVLARNEREPGHLHVAENTYRMLRSQFEPLGEDEVVEVVPPALTTAAST